The following are encoded together in the Pectobacterium punjabense genome:
- a CDS encoding chemotaxis protein encodes MDNFQKEIDERTNLTSANKFELLLFQLGKSPDGGKSELFGINVFKLREIVPMPTLTKAAGMKSPMLGMVNIRGQIIPVIDLPAVVGSAPETGLNILLITEYARSTQAFAVESVDDIVRLEWSQVLAAEAGVSSSYITSIARLDNDKDSNRLALVLDVEQILFDIIPGDRETKLKNAEEKIYPYTPGAIAIVAEDSKVARSLLEQGLTQMGIPFSMHITGQDAWNKIRQIAKEAQSEGRPISDQISLVLTDLEMPEMDGFTLTRNIKREEYLKNIPVVIHSSLSGSANEDHVRNVGADAYVAKFEINELSTAIQTVLNKARR; translated from the coding sequence ATGGATAATTTTCAAAAAGAGATTGATGAGAGAACAAACCTCACTTCTGCTAATAAATTCGAACTCTTATTATTCCAACTGGGCAAATCACCTGACGGTGGCAAATCTGAGCTGTTCGGCATCAACGTGTTTAAACTGCGTGAAATTGTGCCGATGCCTACGTTGACCAAAGCGGCGGGTATGAAATCGCCGATGCTGGGTATGGTCAACATTCGTGGGCAAATCATTCCCGTTATCGATCTTCCTGCGGTGGTTGGTAGCGCACCGGAAACCGGACTGAACATTCTCCTTATCACCGAGTATGCACGTAGTACGCAGGCATTCGCGGTCGAATCGGTAGACGATATCGTTCGTCTGGAATGGAGCCAGGTGCTGGCTGCTGAAGCTGGCGTGAGTAGCTCGTATATTACCAGTATCGCGCGTCTCGATAACGACAAAGACAGTAACCGTTTGGCGCTGGTTCTGGATGTTGAACAGATTCTGTTTGATATTATTCCCGGCGATCGCGAAACCAAGCTCAAGAATGCGGAAGAGAAGATTTATCCCTATACGCCAGGTGCGATTGCCATTGTGGCGGAAGATTCCAAAGTCGCTCGTTCGCTGCTTGAGCAGGGGCTAACCCAGATGGGTATTCCGTTTAGTATGCACATCACGGGACAGGATGCCTGGAACAAGATACGGCAAATTGCGAAAGAAGCGCAGTCAGAAGGGCGACCGATTTCGGACCAAATTTCATTGGTTCTGACCGATTTGGAAATGCCGGAAATGGATGGCTTTACGCTGACCAGAAACATCAAGCGTGAGGAATATCTGAAAAATATCCCCGTAGTGATCCACTCATCACTGTCTGGTAGCGCGAATGAAGATCACGTACGCAATGTCGGTGCGGATGCTTACGTCGCGAAATTTGAGATCAATGAGTTGTCGACGGCGATTCAGACGGTGCTGAACAAAGCACGCCGTTAA
- a CDS encoding MFS transporter, translated as MMTTLIIGPYYLGLGLSLHETLVGVVMAVGPAIAIFCGIPSGRLVDIWGFRRALYVGLSLVIAGTFMLAILPNLLGVTGYILSMVVLTPGYQLFQAANNTATLADIPGNQRGTVSGLLNLSRNIGLIVGASIMGQIFALSTGTENFTHATPSSLASGLKFTFFIAGSMILAAIAFAYLPKWAAREHTAKSQGK; from the coding sequence ATGATGACAACGTTAATCATCGGCCCGTACTACCTTGGTTTGGGTCTGAGTCTACATGAAACCTTAGTCGGCGTTGTTATGGCAGTCGGCCCTGCTATTGCGATTTTCTGCGGGATTCCGTCGGGACGACTGGTCGATATCTGGGGATTTAGACGCGCCCTATACGTCGGACTTTCTCTTGTGATTGCTGGCACCTTTATGCTGGCGATCTTACCCAATTTGCTTGGCGTCACGGGATACATTCTTTCTATGGTTGTCCTGACGCCAGGCTATCAGCTCTTTCAGGCGGCAAATAACACGGCCACCCTTGCCGATATTCCCGGGAACCAGCGCGGCACGGTCTCCGGCCTGCTTAACCTATCGCGTAACATTGGGCTCATCGTCGGTGCTTCTATCATGGGACAGATTTTCGCCTTGAGTACTGGGACGGAAAATTTTACCCATGCCACCCCATCTTCACTCGCGAGTGGCCTAAAGTTCACCTTTTTTATCGCTGGCAGCATGATACTTGCCGCCATCGCATTCGCTTACCTGCCAAAGTGGGCTGCACGGGAACACACAGCCAAGTCTCAGGGAAAGTGA
- a CDS encoding NAD(P)-dependent oxidoreductase: MSHIALIGASGDAGSRILKELSDRGHTVTAIARHPEKIASLPNVTAKQGDALDNDALVALFKGHDAVVSAVKFGSSDPAILIAAVKAAGVKRYLVVGGAGSLEIAPGQRLIDQPDFPDAYRPEASRGAAFLDLLKQEKDLDWSFLSPSAEFVPGQRTGKFRLGKDALLSNDKGSSISFEDYAVALVDEIENPAHSRQRFTVGY, translated from the coding sequence ATGTCACATATCGCTCTCATTGGCGCCTCAGGCGATGCTGGTTCACGTATTCTTAAAGAATTATCTGACCGTGGGCATACGGTCACTGCGATTGCACGTCATCCTGAAAAGATTGCCTCACTACCGAACGTCACGGCTAAGCAGGGAGACGCGCTGGACAACGATGCATTAGTGGCGCTCTTCAAAGGGCATGATGCGGTAGTCAGCGCCGTTAAATTTGGCTCGTCCGATCCCGCTATCTTGATTGCCGCCGTTAAAGCCGCAGGCGTGAAGCGCTATCTGGTTGTCGGCGGAGCGGGGAGTCTTGAAATTGCACCGGGTCAGCGTCTGATCGATCAGCCTGATTTCCCTGATGCTTACCGTCCTGAAGCCTCTCGCGGTGCAGCATTCCTCGACTTGTTAAAACAAGAGAAAGACCTTGATTGGTCGTTCCTCTCACCGTCTGCCGAATTTGTTCCGGGCCAACGTACTGGTAAATTCCGTCTCGGTAAAGATGCGCTGCTGAGTAACGATAAGGGCAGCAGCATTTCGTTTGAAGATTATGCTGTCGCGCTCGTTGATGAAATTGAAAACCCAGCGCATTCTCGCCAACGTTTTACCGTCGGCTACTAA
- a CDS encoding multidrug effflux MFS transporter, with amino-acid sequence MSDSSLLASRSFVLIGILGILCAFDAMSIDMYLPAFPAIQQDIGADAAGMQTSLSVFLIGLALGQLVYGPLTDRYGRKGPLLLGIVLFSLSSLLIAHAPTLSWFVFFRLMQGLGGAAGLVIPRAIVADLYSERDAAKVFSLLMQVMAIAPIIAPPLGGVLLGTLGWSAIFWVLTIVGLLMLFATWRCVPESLPRRERVGGGMLSALTGYAVLLRQRKFMGYTLSGSFVMGGLFTYIGASAFIFIEYFHLSPTTYSYIFASNALGMVVLGQINIFLLNRWREYQILPIGIALHVAGGLVLCGVLLAGITSLWIITGLIFLTMSFLSLVFGNVVAVAMNAAPGQTGSASSLLGVLQYVFGGVAGVIMGVVHDGTLLPPVMLLTASAIGALLSWWYAWRQTDIDVMENTLTDNHAPEREGS; translated from the coding sequence ATGTCTGATTCGTCTTTATTGGCGTCGCGCAGTTTTGTTCTCATCGGTATTTTAGGCATCCTATGCGCGTTTGATGCCATGTCGATTGATATGTATCTCCCTGCTTTTCCTGCAATCCAGCAGGATATTGGTGCGGATGCCGCGGGAATGCAGACCTCGCTGTCTGTCTTTTTGATCGGACTGGCGCTTGGACAGCTGGTTTATGGTCCGCTGACCGATCGCTATGGGCGAAAAGGCCCATTACTGCTGGGCATTGTGCTATTTTCCCTCTCATCTTTACTTATCGCTCATGCGCCTACGCTATCGTGGTTTGTCTTCTTCCGCCTGATGCAAGGCCTGGGTGGTGCAGCCGGGTTGGTGATCCCGCGTGCCATCGTGGCCGATTTGTACTCGGAGCGTGATGCCGCAAAGGTGTTCTCGCTGCTTATGCAGGTGATGGCCATCGCGCCGATTATCGCGCCGCCGTTGGGCGGTGTTCTGCTTGGCACGCTGGGTTGGTCTGCCATTTTCTGGGTGCTGACGATTGTCGGTTTGCTGATGCTGTTTGCCACCTGGCGCTGCGTGCCGGAAAGCCTGCCGCGGCGTGAGCGTGTCGGTGGCGGCATGCTGTCGGCCTTGACAGGTTATGCCGTTTTGCTGCGGCAGCGGAAATTCATGGGCTATACGCTGTCTGGATCTTTCGTGATGGGCGGCCTGTTTACCTATATTGGCGCGTCTGCTTTCATCTTTATTGAATACTTCCATCTGTCGCCGACGACTTACAGCTACATTTTTGCATCCAATGCGCTGGGTATGGTGGTGCTGGGGCAAATCAATATCTTCCTGCTGAACCGCTGGCGTGAATATCAAATCTTGCCTATCGGGATCGCCCTACATGTTGCCGGAGGATTGGTGCTATGTGGTGTACTGCTGGCTGGCATAACGTCGTTGTGGATTATCACAGGATTGATATTTCTCACCATGAGTTTCCTGAGTCTGGTGTTCGGCAATGTGGTGGCCGTGGCGATGAATGCGGCACCGGGGCAGACTGGTTCAGCTTCCTCGCTGCTCGGCGTATTGCAGTATGTCTTTGGTGGGGTTGCGGGCGTGATTATGGGAGTGGTGCATGATGGTACGCTGCTTCCGCCAGTGATGTTGTTAACAGCCAGTGCGATAGGTGCGCTACTGAGCTGGTGGTATGCCTGGCGACAAACGGATATTGATGTTATGGAAAATACGTTGACGGATAACCACGCGCCGGAAAGGGAAGGGAGCTAA
- a CDS encoding winged helix-turn-helix transcriptional regulator, with protein MQPGHTTMTTDTIISDAVNHKASPAESHDDVTFDHPCPIRDVLDRIGDRWSLLILEALAEKTLRFNELTRHIDDISRQMLSRTLKRLEADGFIHRTIYAEVPPRVEYTLTPLGHSFLQPMQLLIQWADQNHAEICRSRRQARQRDA; from the coding sequence ATGCAACCAGGTCACACAACAATGACTACTGACACCATCATCAGTGATGCGGTTAACCACAAAGCATCGCCAGCGGAAAGTCACGACGATGTTACGTTTGACCATCCTTGTCCGATCCGCGATGTGTTGGATCGCATCGGCGATCGCTGGAGTCTGTTAATACTGGAGGCGTTGGCGGAAAAGACACTGCGCTTTAACGAATTAACTCGTCATATTGACGATATTTCACGGCAGATGTTGTCACGCACGCTAAAGCGCTTAGAGGCTGATGGTTTCATTCATCGGACGATCTATGCGGAAGTTCCCCCACGCGTGGAATACACGCTGACACCATTAGGGCACTCTTTTTTACAACCTATGCAACTGTTGATTCAGTGGGCCGATCAGAATCACGCCGAAATTTGTCGTTCTCGCCGTCAGGCCAGACAACGCGATGCCTGA
- a CDS encoding MFS transporter, with protein sequence MFCAIRTGPGRRHRLSCSHGDRYGLKPIFIAGLALFAVASLLCALAPQLWQLIVARTLQGIGAAFLMTLGMALLRQTAGEKHVGQAMGILGAVSALGTALGPSVGGWLLTTAGWRSLFWVQIPLVIIVLFLAFTLLPSTQVKTKAQLSGISPIRYMTLLP encoded by the coding sequence ATTTTCTGCGCCATTCGCACAGGTCCAGGCCGTCGTCATCGCTTATCTTGCAGCCATGGCGATCGTTATGGACTAAAGCCCATTTTTATCGCAGGCCTTGCGCTCTTTGCTGTCGCTTCACTACTGTGCGCCCTTGCCCCCCAACTGTGGCAACTTATCGTTGCAAGAACACTTCAGGGTATCGGTGCAGCTTTCCTAATGACACTCGGCATGGCGCTACTGAGGCAGACGGCCGGTGAGAAGCATGTCGGGCAAGCCATGGGAATATTGGGAGCGGTATCCGCGTTGGGTACCGCGCTTGGCCCTTCTGTCGGGGGATGGCTTCTTACAACAGCAGGGTGGCGTAGTCTATTCTGGGTGCAGATCCCGCTGGTAATCATCGTTCTTTTTCTTGCTTTCACCCTGCTCCCCTCCACGCAGGTTAAAACAAAGGCGCAGCTCTCAGGTATATCACCGATTCGCTACATGACGCTTCTGCCATGA
- a CDS encoding TetR family transcriptional regulator produces the protein MTDQSKIQGNVMARKKTIENDLILDAAEKVLLRDGVHRFTLDAVAAEAGISKGGLVYSFPSKDRLIMTMLLRELARFEQEAQQQTARYTGQPYADVLGHIAAIAQEEEETTSRAVGLLTALVHSPSMLAPVREFYRIRLDRLRDSTPAMRRIRLAFLATEGVFLLQGLGFVTLDHAERQTMLDDATSLFQPDDAKYTVIAPPLSVPQAMQPAFSSRETPIVLAGETTSERAIAWLAEKGVTPSGKGLETVHPRAAHIVETATNLIKRDGISALTHRAVAHNAHIPLGSTTYHFTSLDDMLNAVMISAIALFRDDMFSWFYTRRHDDPCDVLTDFVMRGIEDIDELAREYELFTAAISRPSLRPIALEWSNTVVAIIKMVVPDSAALPLGTLLNGFFIRALLEKHERTLPRDLVYQSVSGLYNAFR, from the coding sequence ATGACTGACCAGTCGAAAATACAAGGCAATGTGATGGCGCGCAAAAAAACCATTGAAAACGATCTGATTCTGGATGCAGCGGAAAAGGTACTGCTGCGCGATGGCGTGCATCGCTTCACATTAGACGCAGTAGCCGCGGAAGCGGGTATTAGCAAGGGCGGGCTGGTCTATAGCTTTCCCAGTAAAGATCGATTGATCATGACCATGCTGTTACGTGAACTTGCCCGTTTTGAGCAGGAGGCACAACAGCAAACCGCACGCTATACCGGCCAGCCCTATGCCGATGTGTTGGGTCACATCGCGGCTATTGCTCAGGAAGAAGAAGAGACGACATCTCGCGCCGTTGGCCTGCTCACTGCGCTGGTTCATTCCCCTTCGATGCTGGCACCCGTGCGGGAATTTTATCGCATCAGGCTGGATCGGCTACGTGACTCCACACCAGCCATGCGGCGTATCCGTCTGGCCTTTCTCGCCACAGAAGGCGTTTTCCTGTTACAAGGATTGGGCTTCGTAACGCTAGATCACGCGGAACGGCAGACAATGCTCGATGATGCCACATCCTTATTCCAGCCGGACGATGCTAAATATACGGTTATTGCCCCCCCCCTTTCCGTTCCCCAGGCTATGCAGCCAGCTTTTTCCTCACGAGAAACGCCTATCGTTCTTGCTGGCGAAACAACGTCCGAACGAGCGATCGCCTGGCTGGCAGAAAAAGGCGTCACGCCAAGCGGAAAAGGATTGGAAACGGTGCACCCACGCGCCGCTCACATTGTTGAAACTGCCACGAACCTCATCAAACGTGACGGCATTAGCGCCCTAACACACCGTGCCGTCGCGCATAACGCTCACATACCGTTAGGGTCGACTACCTACCATTTTACGAGTCTGGATGACATGCTAAATGCCGTGATGATTAGCGCGATTGCGCTGTTTCGCGACGACATGTTTAGCTGGTTTTACACACGCCGCCATGACGATCCATGCGATGTCCTGACCGATTTTGTCATGCGTGGCATCGAGGATATTGATGAACTGGCACGCGAGTATGAACTCTTTACCGCCGCTATTTCACGCCCTTCCCTGCGTCCGATCGCGCTCGAATGGTCCAACACGGTTGTCGCTATCATCAAAATGGTCGTTCCCGATAGCGCCGCACTCCCGCTAGGTACGCTGCTGAACGGTTTTTTCATTCGTGCACTGCTGGAGAAACATGAGCGTACATTGCCACGCGATCTGGTCTACCAGTCCGTTTCAGGGCTGTATAACGCTTTTCGCTAA
- a CDS encoding threonine ammonia-lyase — protein MTSKHQRATDSVTLKDIYAASQQIKTTIRRTPLDHSQELSALVGAEIRLKMENLQQTGSFKLRGAANVLANLDAEQRHAGVIAPTAGNHGLGLAYAGQVAGIPVSIFLPRSADPMKVAAMQNCGARVTFFDDIEEARQAAIVAAQQSGATFVSAYDNPHMIAGGGTVGLEILEDWMDTEIILVNIGGGGLISGIATAAKAINPAIEVWGIQSEASPTFARWKEAGKTLPVDLAPSIAEGVSGYIEPSAMTWPLVRDRVDRVLTVSEAEIKAAMLSMLDLHRHVVEPSGVPAVAGVVRYAEEIGGRKTVCVVTGRNISSQRYLTLLDEAKDNVNK, from the coding sequence ATGACAAGCAAACACCAAAGGGCAACCGACTCTGTGACGTTGAAAGATATTTACGCCGCGTCTCAGCAGATTAAAACAACGATACGCAGAACGCCGCTCGACCACTCACAGGAATTATCCGCTCTTGTTGGTGCAGAAATCCGACTCAAAATGGAAAATCTTCAACAGACCGGTAGCTTCAAATTACGGGGGGCGGCAAACGTTCTTGCCAATCTGGATGCGGAACAGCGCCACGCTGGCGTCATCGCCCCGACAGCAGGAAACCACGGCTTAGGGCTCGCCTATGCCGGACAAGTGGCAGGCATCCCCGTGAGCATATTTTTGCCACGCTCGGCGGACCCAATGAAGGTTGCAGCCATGCAAAACTGTGGGGCTCGTGTTACGTTTTTTGATGACATCGAAGAAGCACGACAGGCGGCGATTGTTGCTGCACAACAATCGGGTGCCACTTTCGTTTCTGCCTACGATAATCCACACATGATTGCCGGTGGCGGCACGGTTGGTCTTGAGATCTTGGAAGACTGGATGGATACGGAGATAATCCTGGTAAACATCGGCGGTGGAGGGCTCATCTCAGGGATTGCGACGGCAGCCAAAGCCATTAACCCCGCTATCGAAGTGTGGGGAATACAAAGTGAAGCCAGCCCGACATTCGCCCGTTGGAAAGAGGCAGGTAAAACGCTTCCCGTCGATCTGGCACCGTCCATCGCCGAAGGCGTCAGTGGCTATATAGAGCCCAGCGCGATGACCTGGCCGCTGGTGCGTGACCGTGTCGATCGCGTGCTCACGGTGTCAGAAGCTGAAATCAAAGCCGCAATGCTGTCAATGCTCGACCTTCACCGCCATGTTGTCGAACCATCAGGCGTGCCAGCCGTCGCGGGAGTCGTTCGCTACGCGGAGGAGATTGGAGGACGTAAAACCGTCTGTGTCGTCACTGGCAGGAATATTTCAAGCCAACGCTATCTTACGTTGCTTGATGAGGCGAAAGACAATGTAAACAAGTAG
- the yghU gene encoding glutathione-dependent disulfide-bond oxidoreductase encodes MATSPTYVPPKVWQPASSGGAFANINRPIAGPTHEKALPVGKHPLQLYSLATPNGVKVTIMLEELLALGHTGAEYDAWLIKIGDGDQFSSGFVDVNPNSKIPALLDQSGEKPIRVFESGSILVYLAEKFGALLPNDLATRTETLNWLFWQMGSAPYVGGGFGHFYAYAPEKFEYPINRFTMETKRQLDVLNRQLAENRYLAGSSYTIADIAVWPWYGGLVQNALYSAAEFLSVHDYTHVIRWADEIAARPAVIRGRKVNRTWGEEAEQVAERHQASDLD; translated from the coding sequence ATGGCTACCTCCCCAACTTATGTACCGCCAAAAGTTTGGCAGCCCGCGTCTTCCGGCGGTGCTTTCGCCAATATTAATCGTCCGATAGCCGGTCCAACACACGAAAAAGCGCTGCCTGTTGGCAAACATCCGCTTCAGCTTTATTCGTTGGCGACACCGAATGGCGTGAAAGTGACAATCATGCTGGAAGAACTGCTAGCGCTGGGTCATACAGGTGCAGAGTATGATGCCTGGCTGATTAAGATAGGCGATGGAGATCAGTTCTCCAGCGGGTTTGTCGACGTCAACCCGAATTCCAAGATCCCCGCGTTACTCGACCAAAGCGGCGAAAAGCCGATTCGCGTGTTCGAGTCGGGTTCTATTCTGGTGTATCTGGCCGAGAAATTTGGGGCGCTGCTGCCAAACGACCTCGCCACGCGTACGGAAACCCTGAACTGGCTGTTCTGGCAGATGGGCTCCGCCCCTTACGTTGGCGGTGGATTCGGGCATTTTTACGCCTACGCGCCGGAAAAATTTGAATACCCGATTAACCGCTTCACAATGGAAACCAAGCGCCAATTGGATGTTCTCAACCGTCAATTGGCGGAAAATCGCTATCTGGCGGGCAGTAGCTACACCATTGCTGATATCGCTGTCTGGCCGTGGTACGGCGGGCTGGTACAGAACGCGCTTTACTCCGCCGCAGAGTTCCTATCCGTACACGACTACACGCATGTGATTCGTTGGGCTGACGAGATTGCTGCCCGTCCAGCGGTGATTCGCGGTCGGAAGGTCAATCGGACCTGGGGAGAAGAGGCTGAACAGGTTGCTGAACGCCATCAGGCATCCGATCTGGATTAA
- a CDS encoding ArsR/SmtB family transcription factor: MNKHATTTADLLRALGNEQRLIILEWLADPRAHFPEQQDGDLVKDGVCVGFITEKLGLSQPTVTGHLQYLSKAGIVTSKRIKNWVFYKLVPERLGEAVAVLSELAQVASHHHKPS, translated from the coding sequence ATGAACAAGCATGCAACGACAACAGCCGACCTACTACGGGCGCTAGGCAATGAGCAGCGACTCATCATTTTGGAATGGTTGGCCGATCCTCGGGCACACTTCCCGGAACAACAGGATGGTGATCTGGTTAAGGACGGAGTATGCGTAGGGTTTATCACTGAAAAGCTAGGCTTGAGCCAACCGACCGTCACCGGCCATCTTCAATATCTATCGAAAGCCGGAATCGTCACCTCGAAACGTATCAAAAACTGGGTGTTCTACAAGCTCGTCCCTGAGCGTTTAGGCGAGGCCGTTGCCGTATTATCTGAGCTTGCACAGGTTGCCTCGCATCACCATAAGCCGTCATAG
- a CDS encoding TonB-dependent siderophore receptor, producing the protein MHKQQFHTIKPLALIVAGLLGAHLGIAQAADEDVMTVNATAEQELKQQPGVSIITAEDIKKTPPVNDLSDIIRKMPGVNLTGNSATGARGNNRQIDLRGMGPENTLILIDGRPVTSRNAVRYAWDGERDTRGDTNWVPVEDVERIEVIRGPAAARYGSGAAGGVVNIITKRPSNIWTGSLSLYGNQPENSKEGATRRANINLSGPLAGDALTMRLYGNINKTDSDNWDINRNQNGSAAAGREGVRNKDLNTLLSWKLSPQQIVDVEAGYSRQGNIYTGDTQFSLDPSVLGSNTPELLGQRGAETNRMYRQNYAITHNGIWDWGQSKLGFSYDQTNNTRLQEGFTGRTEGSIEGDDYKTSRLKNYRLNGELNIPFEFWAEQTVTLGAEWNREQLNDPASTGYRPTDRFGNVIDSNIGGISAEPGQRSSKNSAELSALYFEDNIEVVPGTKVIPGLRFDYHDKFGGNYSPSLNIQQELGEMFSVKAGIARAFKAPNLYQSSTGYLLYSRGNGCPINISNPNGCYLMGNDNLAPEISVNKEIGLEFKHAGWQAGMTYFRNDYKNKIVSGTTLLSSTQSNAAVLRWENGGKALVEGLEANLLVPVVEDTLDWSTNATYMIESKNKDTGNPLSIIPRYTVNTMLDWQATDKLSANVNWTLYGKQKPRQYATNRTEVNNGLSSREIGSYSVAGVGVNYQFNKNLRVNAGISNLFDKQIYREAQGASTYNEPGRAYYAGVTTSF; encoded by the coding sequence ATGCACAAACAGCAATTCCATACCATAAAACCACTGGCTTTGATCGTTGCCGGACTACTTGGAGCACATCTGGGTATAGCGCAGGCTGCCGATGAGGATGTAATGACCGTCAACGCCACCGCCGAACAGGAATTAAAACAGCAGCCCGGCGTTTCTATTATCACGGCGGAAGACATTAAAAAAACGCCCCCCGTTAACGATCTCTCTGACATCATCCGCAAAATGCCGGGCGTGAACCTGACGGGCAACAGCGCCACAGGTGCCAGAGGCAACAACCGCCAAATCGATCTGCGTGGCATGGGGCCGGAAAATACGCTGATTCTCATCGATGGTCGCCCCGTGACTTCGCGTAACGCGGTTCGCTACGCCTGGGATGGCGAACGCGATACCCGAGGCGACACCAACTGGGTGCCCGTCGAAGACGTGGAACGTATTGAAGTTATACGTGGCCCGGCAGCAGCGCGCTACGGTTCCGGTGCCGCAGGCGGCGTAGTGAATATCATCACCAAGCGCCCGTCCAATATCTGGACTGGCTCACTCTCGCTGTACGGCAACCAGCCGGAAAACAGCAAAGAAGGCGCCACGCGCCGTGCCAATATTAATCTGAGCGGCCCGCTGGCCGGTGATGCACTTACCATGCGTCTGTACGGCAATATCAATAAAACAGATTCCGACAACTGGGATATCAACCGTAATCAGAATGGTTCTGCCGCCGCAGGACGTGAAGGCGTGCGTAATAAAGACCTCAATACGCTGCTGTCCTGGAAACTCTCGCCGCAGCAAATTGTTGATGTTGAAGCGGGATATAGTCGTCAGGGTAATATTTATACTGGGGATACCCAGTTCAGCCTCGATCCCAGCGTGCTGGGTAGTAACACACCAGAATTGCTGGGGCAACGCGGGGCAGAGACCAACAGAATGTACCGCCAGAATTATGCCATCACCCACAATGGCATCTGGGATTGGGGCCAGTCCAAGCTAGGTTTTTCCTATGATCAAACCAACAACACCCGTTTACAGGAAGGTTTCACAGGCCGCACAGAAGGTTCTATTGAAGGCGATGATTATAAAACGAGCCGTCTAAAAAACTATCGCCTGAATGGTGAACTTAACATTCCTTTTGAATTCTGGGCGGAACAAACCGTCACGCTCGGCGCAGAGTGGAACCGTGAGCAATTGAACGATCCTGCTTCGACAGGTTATCGCCCTACCGACCGCTTCGGCAACGTTATCGATAGTAATATTGGCGGTATCTCCGCCGAACCAGGGCAGCGCAGCAGCAAAAATAGCGCCGAACTCAGCGCGCTCTATTTTGAAGACAATATCGAAGTCGTCCCCGGTACCAAGGTGATTCCCGGTCTGCGCTTCGATTATCACGACAAATTTGGCGGTAACTACAGCCCAAGTCTGAACATTCAGCAGGAGTTGGGCGAAATGTTCAGTGTGAAAGCGGGTATTGCGCGCGCGTTTAAGGCACCAAATCTTTATCAATCTTCTACCGGCTATTTGCTTTATTCACGTGGTAACGGTTGCCCAATCAACATAAGTAATCCAAACGGCTGCTATTTGATGGGTAATGACAATCTCGCCCCCGAAATCAGCGTCAACAAAGAAATTGGTCTGGAATTCAAACATGCTGGTTGGCAGGCGGGTATGACCTATTTCCGCAATGACTACAAAAACAAGATTGTTTCCGGTACAACGTTGCTGAGTTCAACACAGTCTAATGCTGCGGTGTTGCGCTGGGAAAATGGCGGCAAAGCACTGGTGGAAGGGCTGGAAGCCAACCTGCTGGTGCCAGTAGTTGAAGACACGCTAGATTGGAGTACCAACGCAACCTATATGATCGAGTCGAAAAATAAAGACACCGGCAATCCACTGTCGATCATCCCGAGATATACCGTCAACACGATGTTGGATTGGCAAGCAACAGATAAACTGTCCGCCAACGTCAACTGGACCCTGTACGGTAAGCAGAAACCACGTCAGTACGCCACCAATCGAACCGAAGTTAACAACGGACTTTCTTCACGCGAAATCGGTAGCTACTCCGTTGCAGGTGTGGGCGTGAACTACCAGTTCAACAAGAATCTGCGCGTCAATGCGGGTATCAGCAACCTGTTTGATAAGCAGATTTACCGTGAGGCACAAGGTGCGTCGACCTATAACGAACCAGGACGCGCTTACTATGCGGGGGTAACAACCTCATTCTGA
- a CDS encoding helix-turn-helix domain-containing protein, translated as MKFLDIGEVVEKSGIKPSALRYYEEIGLITSVSRHGLRRQFSEDVLLQLRLITMGKAAGFSLQEIAGMFNKNGMPDLPRTVFHQKADDIDQQIHELKILRDTLRHVADCSAPSHMECPTFRKLVDATHRRRQTREKTGNTAIRKVVQSMKKKKA; from the coding sequence ATGAAATTTCTGGATATTGGCGAAGTCGTGGAGAAAAGCGGAATCAAGCCTTCGGCGCTGCGTTATTACGAGGAAATCGGACTGATTACTTCGGTATCTCGGCATGGGCTCAGGCGGCAGTTTTCTGAAGATGTGCTGCTGCAACTCAGGCTAATTACGATGGGGAAGGCGGCTGGATTCTCACTTCAGGAAATTGCTGGCATGTTTAACAAAAATGGCATGCCGGATCTGCCACGTACCGTATTTCATCAGAAGGCCGACGACATCGACCAGCAAATTCATGAGCTGAAGATATTGCGCGACACGCTGCGGCACGTTGCTGACTGCTCTGCGCCATCGCATATGGAATGTCCCACCTTCAGGAAGTTGGTTGACGCTACACATCGTAGGCGGCAGACGCGTGAAAAGACGGGCAACACCGCTATTCGAAAAGTGGTACAAAGTATGAAGAAAAAGAAGGCTTGA